The DNA window GCCGCCCGGTCCACGAGCCCCGTCAGATTGCCCGCGGTCACCAGCATGCTTCGCGACAGCGCGGCCAGCGTCTGCCCGTCCTCCCGGCTCAGGTTCGCCAGGAGGTCGAAGCGCGGCATCGTCATCTCGTGCTCCAGATCCACCCGGATCGCCGCGAGCGCGCGCTTGTGGACCGCCAGGATCCGCACCCATGCCGCGATCGCCGCCTGCTCGCGCAGCGCGTCTTCTGCCTTCGCCGGAGGGGAGACCGGCCTGCGCGCCGGAGCGCCTCGCCTCACGTCGTCTCCGGGCCGGCCTCGTCGTCGAGGGACGCGACGGCTTCGATCTCCACCACCGCCTCGCGCTCCACCAGCCCCGCCACCCCGAGCAGCGCCATCGCCGGGAAGTGCCGCCCGAAGCGCTCCTTCCAGGCCGCGCCCACCTCGCGCAACCCGCTCCGGTACGCGTCGAGATCGGTCACGTACACCGTCATCCGCGCCACGTCCTCCGGCTTCCCGCCGGCCGCGCGCACCACCGCGAGCACGTTGTCGAGCGCTTGCGCGAACTGCCCTGGCAGATCCTTCGCCACGAACTCGCCCTGCGCGTTCCAGCCCACCTGGCCGGACACGTGGAGCGTCCGCCCGCGCGTCACCACCCCGTTCACATACCCCTTCGGCCTGGGCCAGCCCTCGGGCTGAACGAACGTCAATCGGCTGCTCATGTCATCACCTGTCCGCCGTCGATGGGAATCGCCTGACCGTGGATGCTGCGCGCCTCGTGCGAGCAGAGCATCGCCACCATCGCCGCCACCTCGTCGGGCTGCACCATCCGGCGCTGCGGCGACATCGAGGTCAGCGCCTTCCGCGCCTCTTCGCGTGAGCGGCCCGTCTTCTGCTCGATGCGCGTCACCGCCTCGTCCGACATCCGGGTCTCCACCCAGCCCGGGCAGAGGCAGTTGATGGTCACCGGCGTGCGCGCGATCTCCAGTGCAATCGCCTTGCTCATTCCGATGATCGCGTGCTTCGACGCGCAGTAGCCGCTCGAATACGCATACCCGGTGAGCCCCGCATTGGAGACCACATTCACCACCCGTCCCCAGCCACGTGCGATCATCGGCGGGATCAGCGCCTGGCACAGCGCGAATGCCCCCGTCACGTTGACCGCGAACATCCGGTCCCACGCCTCGTCCGGCGTTTCCTGGAATGGCGCGCTCTCCGCGATTCCCGCGTTGTTCACCAGGATGTCGACGTGCCCGAGCTGCTCCAGCACCCGCGGCACCGCCGCCCGGATCGCCGCCCGATCTCCCACATCGAGCTGGACGGGGATCCCCTTCACCGCCTCGCTCACCTCGGCGAGTTCCGACACCGTGCGCCCGGCGACTGCCACCCGCGCTCCCTCGCGCGCGAGCCACTCGGCGACGGCCCGACCGATGCCACGACCGCCGCCCGTCACCAGCGCCGTCTTGCCCTCGATCGACATGCAACGGCTCTAAATCATTGATATATGAAGCTCAAGGGGAATCGGAGACGGCACGGGGCGCGTGACCGCGAAGGCAGCCTGCCCGCATGACCGGAACGCAGGCGCATTGCGTCAACATCGTCCCGGGCTCGCGCACCGAGCTGCGTTCTGGTCGCGCTGCGTCATTGCGACGACCCGACCTCGTCCAGGGCGGCGAACAGGCCACCACGACGGAATGACTTGTGGGGGGACCCCTTCACGGATGGTTGCCTGCGCCGTCGCTCGAAGCGCATCATGCGGCGATGCGTCGTCTTTGCGTGGTCACCCTCGTCGCGGCCAGCGCCGCGCTCACTGGCTGCGTCAGCGCCGAGGCCGACACCACCGCCCATGCGCTGTGGACTGCGACCGAATCGCTCCAGGCACTCGGCGGCGAACGCTTCTTCGACGCGCCCTGGCCCAGCGATCTCCGCCTCCAGGACGGCTCGCCCTACATCGACGGTTACTACAACCCCCACGACCAGCCGCTCCTCCGCGAATACATCGGCGCCATGCGCGGCGCCCTCCGCGGCTTCTCTCCCGCCTCGGCCGGCTACCTCCGCTTCGACGCTCCCATCGACCCCGCGACGCTCCCCACCGATCCCATCGCGGCGCAGGCAGCCACCTCCTCCGTCCAGCTCCTCGACGTCGATCCCGCGTCCCCCGAGCATGGGCAGCGCCGCGCCATCTCCCTCCACTGGCGCGAGGCCCGCGGCGTCTACTGGCTCCCGAACACCCTCGCCTTCATGCCCGCCTTCGGCGCGCCCCTTCGCCCCCACACCCGCTACGCCCTCGTGGTCACCGACGACGTGCGTGCTGCGGATGGCGGTCTCGTCGGCGCCAGCGACGAACTCCGCCAGGCCCTCGGCGTCGACCCCCCCAGCGCCGCCCTCCGCCCGGTGAACGAAGCCCTCGCTCCCTCGATCGACGCCATCGAGCAGAGCGGCATCCCGCGCGACCGCATCGCCCACCTCACCGTCTTCACCACCGACGACCCCACCGCCGAGATGTTCGCCCTGCGCGACCACCTCGTCGCGAACGTCCCTGCGCCGCGCCTGCGCCCCTCCTCGTGGAACCTCGCCACCGAGACCGACACCTTCGTCGAGTACATCGGCCAGTACGGCCCCTCGCCGAACTACCAGTTCGGTCGCTCCCCCTTCACCAGCTTCGGTGACGGCGGCGCCTTCCGCTTCGAGGACGGCGTGCCCCAGGTCGAGGGCCTCTACGACCTCCGCTTCTCGCTGACCGTACCCAGCGACGCGAACTGCCCCATGCCCTCCGAGGGCTACCCCATCGTGCTCTACGCCCACGGCACCGGCGGCAACTACAAGTCCTTCATCCGGGATGGCACCGCCGCGTCCCTCGCCGCGCAGTGCCTCGCCACGATGGGCGTCGACCAGATCTTCCACGGCACCCGCTGGGGCGCGCCGAAGAACCCTGGCGACACCGCCTTCCTGTTCTTCAACTTCATGAACGTCACCGCCGCGCGCGCCAACCCGCGCCAGTCGGCCCTCGACGAGGTGCAGCGCGCCCGCCTCTTCTCCGAGACCCGCGCCACCGTCCCCGCCAGCGTCTCCGTCAACGGCAAGGAGATCCACTTCGACCCGGCCCGCGTGCTCTTCTTCGGCCACTCCCAGGGCGGCCTCAACGGCCCGCTCCTCCTCGCCGCCGACGACGCCGTGCGCGGCGCCGTCCTCTCCGGCTCCTCTGCCCAGATGGCGATCACCCTCCTGGAAAAGACCGAGCCCACCCCCAGCGTCGCCGGCGCCGTGAAGACCCTGTTCCTCGGCCTCAGCGGTGAAGACGGCGCCGAGCTGAACGAGTTCCACCCCGCCATCTCCCTCGCGCAGAGCATCGTCGACGTCGTCGACCCCATCCATTACGCCCCCGCGATCGTCCTCGAACCGCGCCCGGGCTTCGCCCCGAAGAGCATCTACATGACCGAAGGCGTGAACCCCGACGGCGTGGGCGACAGCTACGCCCCGCCGCGCGGCATCGAGGTCCACGCCATCGCCATGGGCCTCCCCCTCCAGTCCCCAGGCCAGCGCCTCCCGCCGGACGGCCGCTGGGTCGGCCCTGCGCCCGTGACCATCCCCGACGGCGGCCTCTCCGGCAACCTCGCCAACACCACCGCCTCCGGCGTGCTCGCCCAGTGGCCCGTCCCCGAAGGCAGCGACGGACACTTCGTGATCTTCCGCGTCCCCGAGGCCCGCCGCCAGGCCGCCGGCTTCCTCCGCCACCTCGCCGACGAGCCCGTGGGCCGCATCCCGCTGCCCTGAGCGTCATGCCCACCGTGACCCGAGCCGCATGAGCCACTCCCCCAGCGCACCGTCCTCCGCCGCCGCAGGCACGCCAGGCCCCGCCGCAGGCATGCCGAACCCCGAGCCCCAGGCGCTCCACGCGCGCGTGACGGCCCTGCTCGCGAGCCCCGCCATCACCGAGCGGCGCCCGCCCGCCGAGGAGCCCTGGCCCCTCCCGGGCCCCGAGCCGCTGGATCTCGCCGCCCTCTACGCCGTGACCGACGGCCTCGTCCTCGCCGACGGCGCGACCCTCCTCCGCCGCGGCGAGCTCGCGCGTGCCACCGACTGGCTGAAGCAAGACCGCTCCCTCGACTGGCCCGAAGGCCTCGTCGTCCTCGGCGAGCACCAGGAACTCGTCGTCGTCCTCGACCTCGACCCCACCGGCGCGCGCGCCGGCGGCGGCATCCTGGAAGCTCCCCACGACGGCCTCTCGACCTTCCAGCGCCTCGACCGGAGCGCCCTCGGCTACCTGGAGCGTCACGCCGGCGTCGGCCCTGGCGATCCAGGCCCCGAGCAGCGCCTCGCCGACGCCATCGCGCGTCGTGACGTCGCCGCCCTTCACGAAGCCCTCGCCCTGCCGCTCTACCCCGGCGCCGAGCGCAACGCCGCCCTCGGCGCGCTGACGCTGGGCAGCCTCCTCGCCGCCGCGGGTGACGACGCTGGCGCCCTAAAGGCCTTCGAGCGCTCCGTCGCCGCCCGCGTGCGCGCCGCTCGCCGAGGCGCGGGGGCCCTGGAGCGCGCCGCCGCCCTCCGCGCGTGCGTCGCCGCAGCCCGAGAAGCCGGCGCCACCACCCTCGCAGAGCAGCTCGCCCAGCAGCGCTGAAGCCGCCGTACCAGGAGGCCCGTCGCGGGCCCGTTGCGTCTCGTGACGTTCGGCACGGGGCCATCGCGGAGGTCACGACGGTGGCCCCACCATTCCGTCCTGCATGCTGGATGCTATTTCAAAGTCACTGAATGAACTGACGCTGTTCGGCGTACATCTGGCGACATCGGGGGAGATGTAGATGTCGTTGGAACACTCGATTCGGTGAAGTGTCTTACGGAGTACGCGAAGGATCTTCGCGTCGACGTGAAGATCCTTCGTGTCCACAGAAAGGAGCGTTCGCGTCGACACGAAGGATCTTCGTGTCCACGGAAAGGATCTTCGTGCGACGCGAAGAAAGTTCGTGTCCACGGAAAGGATCTTCGTGTCCACGGAAAGGATCTTCGTGTCCACGGAAAGGATCTTCGTGTCCACGGAAAGGATCTTCGTGTCCACGGAAAGGATCTTCGTGCGACGCGAAGGAAGTTCGTGTCCACGGAAAGGATCTTCGTGTCCACGGAAAGGATCTTCGTGCGACGCGAAGGAAGTTCGTGTCGACGCGAAGGATCTTCGTGTCCACGGAAAGGATCTTCGCGTGACGCGAAGGAAGTTCGTGTCGACGCGAAGGATCTTCGTGTCCACGGAAAGGATCTTCGCGTGACGCGAAGGAAGTTCGTGTCGACGTGAAGGATCTTCGTGTCCGCAGAAAAGGAGGTTCGCGTGACACGAACGCACTTCCCGTGAACATGACCCTCCTCCTCACATCGTATGAAGTGATTTTGAGTCTTCGCGAAGCCTCTTTGGCACCTCACGAGGCGCCTCGACGTGCTCGTGAAGGCACGCGGATATGGCAGTACGGGAAGTCGCGCACGCGTGAGCGCGACGCGCGGAACCTGGCAGCGACTTCATGTCTGCGCAGTCACCGTCGACGTGAACGACAGGATCGCCTGCGTGGTCACCGAGGTCATGCTCGTGACACCCCCCGTGGTTCCCGTGGACGGGATCGAGCCGTACCAGGCTACAGGCGCGTCGTCGGCCACAGGTACACCAGGCCCACCGGGGTGAGGCGGGTGAGGCTCACCTCGTAGAGGCCTTCGAGGTCGGCGGGCTCGCGTTCGATCTCGTCTTCGATGCGCTCGAGGCGTCGCTTCATGTCGGCGCGTTCGCTCTCGAGCTGCTCGTATTGACGGGTGAGCGAGTCGCCGTCGAGCTGGAAGAAGAGGTCGAGCTGGTGGCCGAGCTGTCGCTGAATCGCCTCCCGCTGGTCTCGGAGAAGCTGTCGGAGCTCGTCGGCTTCTCTGGCGCCGCGCGCCTGGAGGCGCTGCGTGGCTGCCTGGGCGCGGGCGCTGGCCTCGCGGTGTACATGGGGCCAGAGGGTGGCGAAGTCCTTGGCGGCGCCCTTCGCGAGCTGGCTCGTGAGGGCTTCGGGCGCGGGGGGCAAGCTGGTGGTGCGGGTCAGAAGGCGCAGAAGGCGCTCGACGGCGCGACGATCCTCGTCCGTGGTGCTGGGGACGAGGTGGTCGCCGTCCCGCGTCTCCCGGAAGGGGGCGGCGACGGCGACACGCTCGTCGTGGAGGCGGGTGTCGCCAGGGCCGAAGAGGGAGAAACGACCGAAGGCGATGACGCGCGGTTCGTCGGAGCCATCGTCAGGGACGAGGGTGACGCGGGAGAGATCGTGAGCGCTGGAGCCCTGGGCGAGAAAGCGGCCGAGGATGCGCTGGACGAAGGGATGGTGGAGATGGAGGTGGACGCGCCCGTCGTCCATGCGGGAGAGGGCTTCGAACACGACGGGCCGGGGCAGGCACTCACGCCACGCGCTCTCGGCTTCGCCACGGCGGCGCGGGCGACGAAGGCTGTCGAGGAGGGGGTCGAAGCTCGCCGGCAAGGTGGGGAGCGCGTAGACGGCCTCGCCTTCGCGTTCGTCGTCGAGGGGGGTGAGGGGCGGAGCGCCGGAGAGTTCGAGGCCGACATCGATGACGTCGCGGAGGCGCTCTCCACGGAAGGCGAAGGCTTCGCGGGCGTGTTCGAGGCTGCGACGGGCCTCGTCGATGTCGCGCTCGATGGTGGCGAGATCGGCGCGCTGCGTCTCCAGCTCGCGGCGCGTGGTCTCGGCGTGCTCGGGGTAGCGCTCGGCATCGTCGAGCGCGGCGGCGGTGGTGCGGTCGATGCCTCGGGAGAGGACGCGCTCCATGTGCGTCGTGACGACCTCGCTCAGGCTGCCCAGCTCGGCGCCGAGGGGGCCAGCGCTGCGGACGATCCTGTCCAGCACGGCGTCCTCGAAGCGCTCGGGTTGGACGAAATGGTGGCAGCGGACCTGCGGTGCGCGCTGACCGATGCGGTCGATGCGGCGGTTGCGCTGCTCCACGCGAGCAGGGCTCCACGGTACATCGACGTGGAAGAGGTCCGCGCAGCGCTCCTGGAGGTCGAGCCCTTCGCGGCCGGCATCGGTGGCGATGAGGATGCGCACCGGGTGCTCGGCAGGGTCGCCGTTGAAGGCGCGCTGGACGTCAGCGCGGGCACCGTCGCGCATCCCGCTGTGAAAGACGGCGATGCGCTCGTCGCCGCGGTCCGTGCCCTCGACGGCTGCGCCGAGTGCGCGCTGCAGGTAGCGCAGCGTGTCGCCGTACTCGGTGCAGAGGATGACGCGGCGGTCGCTCCAGGTGCCGCGGGGGCGCTCGTTCGCGCTTCCGCTCACGCCCGGGAGCGCGACGGCCGCGCACTGCTCGGCGCGGATCCAGTGAAGCAGCGCGAGCACCTTCAGGTCGGGGCGATGGCGGTGCGCGCGGGAGAGGTCGAACATGCGCTGGCGGAGGTCTCGTGTGGGGCCCTCGGGGGGCCTCGGGGCGTCGGTGGCGACGGCGATGGCGGCCTCATGGGCTTCGAGAGCGCGGTGGAACGCCTCGATGCTGGAGAGAAGGCGTCTCTGGAGCTTGATGAAGACGCCCTGCCCACGACCTCGCTTCGGCCTCATGGAGTCGGCGTACTCGGCGAGGAGGCGTGCCAGCACGATCTCGGGGGCTTCGCTCTCGCCCAGCGAGACGTCGGCCACGCGCTTCTCCGCCGCGCCCGGGGTGGCCTCGATGTGCCGGGCATGGAAGGTGTCGCCTTCGCGCTGGAGGGCGATCCGGACCACGGTCCGGGCGGGGAAGCCGTCCTTGCCGGCGTGGTGGAGGTCGCTCTTCAACCTGCGGACCAGCACCGCAGAGAGGGCCTTCGAGCCGGCCTCGATGGGAACGCCGCGCGTGAAGCGCCGAGGGTCGAGCATCGCCAGGAGGGCGCTGAAGCTGTTGGCGTGACCGTTGTGCGGTGTGGCCGAGAGGAAGAGGCGGTCGTCGAAGCGCGGGCCCAGCGCGTCACGGATCATGCGGGTGATGGGCGTGTCGACGGCGTACTGGCTTGCCCAGGCGGGGGCGGCGATGTGGGCTTCGTCGAGGACGAGGAGGCCCTTCTTCGCGCGGCCGTCCAGGTGGGCGAGGAGCGGCTCGCGGACCTCGGGGCGGCGGAGGGTCTGGTAGGAGACGATGACGTGATCGTGCGTGCTCCACGGGTTGACGTCGACGCCGCGCTCCTGGCGGCACCGGGCGACGAACGCGCGTCCCATGATCTCGAAGCGCTGGCCGAAGCGCCTCTCCATCTCCTTGCGCCAGTGGAGGCAGCGCGCGGCGGGGCAGACGACGAGCACGCCGGCGATGCGCTGGCGAAGCTCCAGCTCTTGCATGATCAGGCCGGCCTCGATGGTCTTTCCGAGGCCCGCGTCGTCGGCCAGGAGGAGGTTGGCGCGAGGGAGCGAGAGGGCCTTCGCGAGCGGCGTGAGCTGGTGGTCGAGGAGTTCGAGACCCAGGCGAAACGGGGCCTGGAAGAGATCGGCGCGGGTTGCCGTGACGAAGTTCCACGCAATGGCGTGGAAATACGCCGCGAAGTGGCGAGGTGAGTCGAGCGTGTCGATGGTGCCGAGTGTCTCGGCGTCGGACTGGACGTGGTGGGTGCCGAGCTCGATGAGGTGTTCGCGGGAGGCCAGCGCATCGAGAGGCGAGGGGGGCTGCGAGGACATGGCAAACTCGGACGTCAGCGGACAGACCGGGGATGTACTCCGCGTTCACGTCCAGGAGGCGTCGTCGCAGCATGCGCCCTCAGACCGGAGACCTCAACGCGCAGACGAACAGCCCGAGCCCCGTCCCTGCGAGCGCATCCGCCATGAGCCCGCCCACCGCGCTCACGCTGCCAGCACCCGGCTGCAAAGCTGGTCGATGATCGGACCCACCTTCGCGTGATCGTCGGTGCCGACCGGGGCCGTGCCGAGTTCCAGTCCGTCCGCGGGACCGAGTGAATACGACTGCCTCCTGCCCGGGATGTTGCCGAAGTAGAACAGCGTCGCCGTGTACGCCTCCGCCGGCACCCGGTTCCGGTGGAACAGGCCGAGAGGCACCTCGTACGTCGAGCCGCTGGCATAGGACAGGTCGAGGACGGGCTCCACGGTGACGCGCCGCTGCGTGTTTCGGAACACGGGCCTCTCGTCGCGATCGCACTCGGTCCGGTAGAGCGCCTGCGGCGCGTGGACGTCGTCGGTGGGCGTGACGCGGTACAGCTCGTTCGAGATCTCGCCGTGCAGGATGAAGCTCCGGCACGACAGCTCGTGCGAGTGCAGCGTCGTGTCCAGGTTCTCCACGGGCGAGCGATGGCCTTCCTCCCAGACGTGGATGCGGATCAGCTCCTGGAGGTGATGCTGCGACCCCTCCGCGACGAACATCCGGAGCGAGAGGAAGCCCAGCGGGGTCCTGGCGACGGCCGGGTAGAGTTCCGGCTCGTCGAGGTGGAGGGCGCGCAGGATGCCGCGTCCCTCGATGCGCTCCTGGTCCTCGGGGGTGCGCTGCCGCAGCGAGTCCAGCGAAAGCGCGCGCTCGACGAGCTTTCCGGTGAGGCCGTCGACGAGGCGGCGGCTCTGGTGCAGCAGCGCGTCGGCGTGCAGCGTCTCCGCCGTGCCGAAGAGCATGACGGCGAGCTGCGCTGGATCCAGCCGTTGCCGCCATGCCGTCGCGCGCTCGGGCGGGAGGCCCGCGATCGTGC is part of the Chondromyces crocatus genome and encodes:
- a CDS encoding SDR family NAD(P)-dependent oxidoreductase codes for the protein MSIEGKTALVTGGGRGIGRAVAEWLAREGARVAVAGRTVSELAEVSEAVKGIPVQLDVGDRAAIRAAVPRVLEQLGHVDILVNNAGIAESAPFQETPDEAWDRMFAVNVTGAFALCQALIPPMIARGWGRVVNVVSNAGLTGYAYSSGYCASKHAIIGMSKAIALEIARTPVTINCLCPGWVETRMSDEAVTRIEQKTGRSREEARKALTSMSPQRRMVQPDEVAAMVAMLCSHEARSIHGQAIPIDGGQVMT
- a CDS encoding DISARM system SNF2-like helicase DrmD, with protein sequence MSSQPPSPLDALASREHLIELGTHHVQSDAETLGTIDTLDSPRHFAAYFHAIAWNFVTATRADLFQAPFRLGLELLDHQLTPLAKALSLPRANLLLADDAGLGKTIEAGLIMQELELRQRIAGVLVVCPAARCLHWRKEMERRFGQRFEIMGRAFVARCRQERGVDVNPWSTHDHVIVSYQTLRRPEVREPLLAHLDGRAKKGLLVLDEAHIAAPAWASQYAVDTPITRMIRDALGPRFDDRLFLSATPHNGHANSFSALLAMLDPRRFTRGVPIEAGSKALSAVLVRRLKSDLHHAGKDGFPARTVVRIALQREGDTFHARHIEATPGAAEKRVADVSLGESEAPEIVLARLLAEYADSMRPKRGRGQGVFIKLQRRLLSSIEAFHRALEAHEAAIAVATDAPRPPEGPTRDLRQRMFDLSRAHRHRPDLKVLALLHWIRAEQCAAVALPGVSGSANERPRGTWSDRRVILCTEYGDTLRYLQRALGAAVEGTDRGDERIAVFHSGMRDGARADVQRAFNGDPAEHPVRILIATDAGREGLDLQERCADLFHVDVPWSPARVEQRNRRIDRIGQRAPQVRCHHFVQPERFEDAVLDRIVRSAGPLGAELGSLSEVVTTHMERVLSRGIDRTTAAALDDAERYPEHAETTRRELETQRADLATIERDIDEARRSLEHAREAFAFRGERLRDVIDVGLELSGAPPLTPLDDEREGEAVYALPTLPASFDPLLDSLRRPRRRGEAESAWRECLPRPVVFEALSRMDDGRVHLHLHHPFVQRILGRFLAQGSSAHDLSRVTLVPDDGSDEPRVIAFGRFSLFGPGDTRLHDERVAVAAPFRETRDGDHLVPSTTDEDRRAVERLLRLLTRTTSLPPAPEALTSQLAKGAAKDFATLWPHVHREASARAQAATQRLQARGAREADELRQLLRDQREAIQRQLGHQLDLFFQLDGDSLTRQYEQLESERADMKRRLERIEDEIEREPADLEGLYEVSLTRLTPVGLVYLWPTTRL
- a CDS encoding RidA family protein, producing the protein MSSRLTFVQPEGWPRPKGYVNGVVTRGRTLHVSGQVGWNAQGEFVAKDLPGQFAQALDNVLAVVRAAGGKPEDVARMTVYVTDLDAYRSGLREVGAAWKERFGRHFPAMALLGVAGLVEREAVVEIEAVASLDDEAGPETT